One stretch of Castor canadensis chromosome 14, mCasCan1.hap1v2, whole genome shotgun sequence DNA includes these proteins:
- the LOC109678189 gene encoding olfactory receptor 7E178-like: MRFMQTVSGQGVVAIACIPGNWDMKQEKSEFENSVGYKSKPAIQEPRGLRKEDHINFIFPIFLFQRCPRKIETQNLTPVPEFHLMRFSDDPELESVLFGLLLSMYLVTVFGNLFIILAVWSNSHRHTPMYFFLSNLSFTDICFISTMVPKVIIDVQTHSRVISYVGCLTQMSLFIMFACMDSMILTVMAYDRFVATCHLLNYPVIMNSRLCVFLVLLSFVVSFLEVQLHILVAMQITNFKNVEIANFFCDPSQVLDLSCTNTFVNNIFKYFIATVYGFFPISGIFFSYYKIVYSILRIPSSGRKYKAFSTCGSHLPVVCLYFGTGLGVYVGSAVSHSPRNSAMASAMYTMVTPLLNPFIYSLRNRDITSALWRICNRII, encoded by the exons ATGAGGTTTATGCAAACTGTTTCTGGACAG GGGGTGGTGGCGATTGCCTGTATTCCTGGAAATTGGGATATGAAGCAAGAGAAGAGTGAGTTTGAGAATAGTGTAGGCTATAAA agcaAACCTGCAATCCAAGAACCCAGGggtctgaggaaggaggatcatattaatttcatttttcccattttcctattTCAAAGGTGTCCTaggaaaatagaaacacaaaatttaACACCAGTCCCTGAATTCCATCTCATGAGATTCTCAGATGATCCAGAACTGGAGTCTGTACTCTTTGGACTGTTGCTATCCATGTACCTGGTCACAGTGTTTGGTAACCTATTCATCATCTTGGCTGTCTGGTCCAACTCCCACCGCCatacacccatgtacttcttcctctccaacctaTCCTTCACTGACATTTGTTTCATTTCTACCATGGTCCCAAAGGTGATTATTGATGTTCAAACTCACAGCAGAGTCATCTCCTATGTGGGCTGCCTGACACAGATGTCTCTTTTTATCATGTTTGCCTGTATGGACAGTATGATCCTAACTGTAATGGCTTATGACCGGTTTGTGGCCACATGTCATCTCCTGAATTACCCAGTCATCATGAATTCTCGTCTCTGTGTTTTCTTAGTTCTGTTGTCTTTTGTGGTTAGCTTCTTGGAAGTGCAGCTGCATATTTTGGTTGCAATGCAGATTACCAATTTCAAGAATGTGGAAATTGctaatttcttctgtgacccttcTCAAGTACTTGACCTGTCCTGTACTAACACATTTGtaaataacatatttaaatattttattgctacTGTGTATGGATTTTTCCCAATCTCAGGGATCTTTTTCTCCTACTATAAAATTGTTTACTCCATTCTGAGGATCCCCTCATCAGGAAGGAAATATAAGGCTTTCTCTACATGTGGGTCTCACCTACCAGTGGTCTGCTTATATTTTGGAACAGGACTTGGAGTGTATGTTGGATCGGCAGTATCACATTCTCCCAGAAACAGTGCAATGGCCTCAGCAATGTACACCATGGTCACTCCTCTTCTGAATCCCTTCATCTACAGTCTGAGGAACAGGGATATCACAAGTGCCCTATGGAGAATTTGCAACAGAATAATTTAA